A part of Desulfitibacter alkalitolerans DSM 16504 genomic DNA contains:
- a CDS encoding M24 family metallopeptidase: MNDFSREINDRIIKLQHKIRESELTGVLLTERTNVYYFSGSGQQCHLYVPSEGKPLLMVKKTLEKAMDESPLEYITLLNSPKEIPQVLAEHDLKINGRIAMELDVLPANSYFFYKKVLEGSEIVDVSVMIRDLRMIKSEYEISLIRESGTKHGEVFKYIGSAIKEGMSDRELAGAIEGYARKIGHLGYTRFRGFNVEFYFGHALVGAAGAASGPYDVMATVGAGSHPTFPQGVSGALIKKGEPIYIDYVGNYTGYLVDQSRSFILGELPPIVEKAADVSMEIQSMLQDSLKEGINGRYLYDSSISIVEKSGLRDYFMGYPKGVPFIGHGIGLEVNEWPVIAKGFEIELKSGMVIALEPKFIFPGMGVVGVENTYLVLKKGFEQLTKGEDTIRYI; the protein is encoded by the coding sequence ATGAATGACTTCTCCAGGGAAATAAATGATAGAATTATTAAGCTCCAGCATAAAATAAGAGAATCAGAGCTTACAGGTGTACTGCTCACTGAAAGAACTAATGTTTATTACTTTTCAGGAAGCGGCCAGCAGTGTCATTTATATGTGCCGTCTGAAGGAAAACCCTTGCTGATGGTCAAAAAAACCTTGGAAAAAGCAATGGACGAATCTCCATTAGAATATATAACATTACTTAATAGCCCTAAGGAGATACCACAAGTATTAGCTGAACATGACTTGAAAATAAATGGTAGAATTGCCATGGAGTTGGACGTTTTACCAGCAAATAGTTACTTTTTTTATAAAAAGGTGTTGGAGGGTTCTGAAATAGTGGATGTGTCTGTCATGATCAGAGATCTTCGTATGATTAAATCGGAATATGAGATCTCACTAATAAGAGAGTCAGGGACAAAGCATGGAGAGGTTTTTAAATATATTGGTTCAGCTATTAAAGAGGGAATGTCAGATAGAGAGCTTGCAGGTGCTATAGAAGGATATGCCAGAAAAATTGGACACCTGGGATACACCAGATTTAGAGGGTTTAATGTAGAGTTCTATTTCGGCCATGCATTAGTAGGTGCAGCTGGGGCTGCCTCCGGGCCCTATGACGTTATGGCTACAGTTGGAGCAGGCTCACACCCAACCTTCCCCCAGGGAGTTAGTGGGGCTTTAATTAAGAAGGGGGAGCCCATTTACATAGACTATGTTGGCAACTATACAGGATATCTAGTGGACCAGAGCAGATCCTTTATTCTAGGCGAACTGCCGCCTATTGTGGAAAAGGCTGCAGATGTATCCATGGAGATTCAAAGCATGCTGCAGGACAGCTTGAAAGAAGGAATAAATGGCAGATATCTATATGATAGTAGTATAAGTATAGTTGAAAAATCAGGGCTAAGGGACTACTTTATGGGATATCCAAAGGGGGTGCCCTTTATAGGCCATGGTATAGGTTTGGAAGTAAATGAATGGCCTGTAATTGCCAAAGGCTTTGAGATAGAGCTCAAAAGTGGTATGGTCATAGCCTTAGAGCCTAAGTTTATCTTTCCTGGCATGGGAGTTGTGGGTGTTGAAAACACCTATTTAGTATTAAAAAAAGGGTTCGAGCAGCTAACAAAGGGTGAAGACACTATAAGATATATTTAA